The genomic interval CCGGGCGGGGGTGCGTCTCCATGAACAGTCCGCTGATGCCGGCGGCCACCGCGGCGCGCGCCAATACCGGCACATGCTCCCGCTGTCCCCCCGAGGCGTGCCCCTGCCCCCCCGGCAACTGCACCGAGTGGGTGGCATCAAAAACCACCGGAGCGCCGGTGTCCCGCATTACCGCGAGACCCCGCATGTCCGCCACCAGGTTGTTGTACCCGAAGCTCACACCGCGTTCGCAGACGGTGATGCGCGAATTGCCGGTGGCGCGGGCCTTGTCCACCACATTGGTCATGTCGCCCGGGGCCAGGAACTGCCCTTTCTTGATATTGACCGGGAGATTGCAGCGCGCCACGGACTGGATGAAGTCGGTCTGGCGACACAGAAACGCCGGCGTCTGCAGCCAGTCCACCACCGCCGCGACCTCATCGAGCGGCGTGTACTCATGGACATCGGTCAGCACCGGCACGCCCAGATCCCGACGGACAGTCTCGAGGACCTCCAGACCCTGATCCAGACCCGGGCCCCGGTAGCTGGCCGCCGAGGATCGGTTGGCCTTGTCGAAGGAGGCCTTGAAGACAAAGGGGATACCCCGTTGCCGGGTCATCTCCACCAGGTTGCCCGCGATCTCCAGGGTCAGCTCCCGACTCTCGACAACGCAGGGCCCGGCGATCAGGAACAGCGGCTGATCGGGCCCGATGGATTGCCCGGCGACCTGCAGCGTCATGAGTTGCCCTCTCGACGTTGACGATGGGCCAGCGCGGCCTGGATGAACCCCGTGAACAGGGGATGTCCGTCACGCGGTGTCGAGGTGAATTCCGGGTGGAACTGACAGCCCACAAACCAGGGATGATTCGGCAGTTCAACGGTCTCGGCCAGATGGCCGTTGCTTGACCAGCCCGAGATCACCAGCCCCGCTTCGGTGAGTGATTGCTCATAGCCATTATTGAACTCGAAGCGATGACGATGGCGCTCCATGATTCGATCGCGACCATAAATCTCGTGGATCAGGCTCCCGCGGACCAGATCGCTGGGTTGAGCCCCCAGGCGCATGGTGCCGCCCAGGTCGGACTGCGCATCGCGATACTCTTTCAGTCCCTCGGCGTTCATCCATTCGGTGATCAGACCGATAACCGGGTGCCGGGGATGGGTCAGGAACTCGGTACTGTGCGCGCCTTCAAGCCCGGCAACCTGCCGGGCGAATTCGATCACCGCCACCTGTAGCCCGAGGCAGATGCCGAGATAGGGGATCCCCTCCGTTCGGGCGTAGCCCGCCGCGGCGATTTTGCCCTCGATACCGCGCTCGCCGAAGCCTCCCGGCACCAGGATGGCATCCACGTCACTGAGGGCGGTGGTCCCCTCGCGCTCGATCGCCTCGGAATCCACGTAGCGGATATCCACTTTCTGTCGGTTGTGAATACCGGCGTGGCGCAGCGCCTCGTTCAGTGACATGTAGGCATCGGCGAGGTCCACGTATTTACCCACCATGGCGACCCGGACCGTGCCCTCCGGGCGTTCCATGGTTTCAACCACACGATCCCAGTCGCTGAGACTGGCCGGCGGGAGCTCCAGCGCGAGTTTTTCGGCAACAATATGATCCAGGGATTGCTGGTG from Spiribacter sp. 2438 carries:
- the kdsA gene encoding 3-deoxy-8-phosphooctulonate synthase, whose translation is MTLQVAGQSIGPDQPLFLIAGPCVVESRELTLEIAGNLVEMTRQRGIPFVFKASFDKANRSSAASYRGPGLDQGLEVLETVRRDLGVPVLTDVHEYTPLDEVAAVVDWLQTPAFLCRQTDFIQSVARCNLPVNIKKGQFLAPGDMTNVVDKARATGNSRITVCERGVSFGYNNLVADMRGLAVMRDTGAPVVFDATHSVQLPGGQGHASGGQREHVPVLARAAVAAGISGLFMETHPRPDEARSDGPNSWPLGHLAELLDTLMELDAVVKHHGYAESKHQRSD
- a CDS encoding CTP synthase, translating into MTRFIFITGGVVSSLGKGIAAASLGSILQARGLEVTMVKLDPYINVDPGTMSPFQHGEVFVTDDGAETDLDLGHYERFVRMRASQDNNYTTGRIYENVIRKERRGDYLGGTVQVIPHITDEIKSCIQRGAGHADIALVEIGGTVGDIESLPFLEAIRQMGAELGRERCLYIHLTLLPWISAAGEMKTKPTQHSVKELRSIGIQPDILVCRATKPIPPEERRKIALFTNVESQAVITALDVDNIYKVPAMLHQQSLDHIVAEKLALELPPASLSDWDRVVETMERPEGTVRVAMVGKYVDLADAYMSLNEALRHAGIHNRQKVDIRYVDSEAIEREGTTALSDVDAILVPGGFGERGIEGKIAAAGYARTEGIPYLGICLGLQVAVIEFARQVAGLEGAHSTEFLTHPRHPVIGLITEWMNAEGLKEYRDAQSDLGGTMRLGAQPSDLVRGSLIHEIYGRDRIMERHRHRFEFNNGYEQSLTEAGLVISGWSSNGHLAETVELPNHPWFVGCQFHPEFTSTPRDGHPLFTGFIQAALAHRQRREGNS